One Antedon mediterranea chromosome 1, ecAntMedi1.1, whole genome shotgun sequence genomic window, aaaagaatttagtGCTAGACTCGAACAATTTTGATCGAGTTAATGcattatatcatgattgtattgaGTTCACGATAATTGTgtgttcacgatacgtctgttagggtcgtcATTAACGATTATTACCATTTGCTGCTCGTACGTGCGATATTTGCATGTTAACTCGTTGGTTTAATAGTTCAAGacgatatttgttatttgctaACATGCAAATATTGCGTGCACGAGCAGCAAATGGTAATAATTCAACGCGTTAATGACGAAcctaacagacgtatcgtgaatacacaattattgaaacaactcaatacaatgtataaaataaatacattaacattaacTCGATAAAAATTGTTTGGGCCTGGTACTAAatttgatttgtatttttttttacatttgtgggcgaaaaGGTCTCTCcctttttcacatttgtgggcgctgttttcacatttgtgggtgatgcgtttttacatttgtggttgttttcacatttgtgggctttttcacatttgtgggttcaacagggccttttttttatcaaagatGATGCCATATTGGATGTTTAAAGGGGTCTTCCGTCAAAGATGATACCATATTGGATGTTTTAAAGGGCCTTCCATCAAAGATCATGCCATATTGGATGTTTAAAGGGGCCTTCCATCAATGATGATGCCAGATTGGTTGTTGAAGGGGCCTTCGGTCAAAGATGGTGTGATATTAGATGTTTAAAAGGGCTTTCCATCAAAGATGATGTGATATTTGTTGTTTAAAGGGGCCTTCCGTCAATGATGATGCCATGTTTTAAAGGGTTATGATATATAACAGTTAATATTGAAAACCTATAATGGCCTGTTAACTGAAGTACTTTTCAGTTTATGTACtgtaatgataatttaaatagCTTTTCAGCAGGGAGCTAAGTTAATTGGTCGGATGTTTTTCAGTACTCTAATGTAATTGTACTGGATACTTTGACCAATTAactttataatactgtaatccATATTGTCTTTTTTGTCTTTCTCTCTGTCAATTGTCAATGGGATACACTGGTGTGTAAATGACCTTCACCATTTGAGACAATCTATAATGACACAAAGGTGCCAATTCAAAAAAACTATTTGATATATTGatctattattataactttCACCATGCTGTAGGGTTTAGCATTAACTAAATTCAGATTGTCACTAGTTTAGTGAAAATGTCAGGAATGGTCAAACAGCACATTTAATAGTATGTTAGTGCTGGAGTCTGTGTGTGTGTCTCTCTCCCAGAAATGTTACCTACAACTTGAGAACACAGTGCATAAGGTGTTATTACAGTAAATGTCAGTACGTTGAGTACAGCTACCTCCAATTTTATTTCTGAATAATGGCAATAATAAAATTTGACAAAGGTAagcatatttttgtaaaacggTTTGCAAATTTAGATTTAACAACGATTATTCTTCTTGGGCATGGAGAAATTAGTTGAATAATTTAAAAGTTGAGTATTTAAAGCCATCTACAGTATTTTAGCATCTTATCTTAACATTCGTTGTTACAGTATTTTCAAGAAGTAAATTACTTATACTTCACAAAATATGATTTGCtataattttattgtaaaagtATACTGTAAGGCCTAACagagtatatatacagtaggacTAGCTAGACTGACACGTTAACCTCAAGTTGATAGTGTGTTTCATTTGCACATGCCAAAATCCTGCACCAAGAGAACCATATATTTTTCCCGGCCTAACTAAGAAAAACTTGCTcttttatgattatttatgtttagGCTTGAACACCAGGTGCATATTGGTGCTCTTAAGTATTggaatactgtatttattatatttgtatgtatgttACAGTAGACAAATGTgagtatatttttaatttctttttgattTTAAGAAATGTTAGGTTGAGAACTATAAAGAATGAATAGAATGGACTACACTGTATGATTGTCCCACCCCTACATTCAGTTATTTGCTCCAATACTTTACATAACAATGTTGGTATACAGAATACAGTATTACATCTTAACAATACTATGCATAGCTTACTGTGCACCTAGATTGTTTATTGTCTCTCGCTGGACTCACAATTTGGAATAATCTGCTTAACAACCACATACTCAACATTACCCAATACAGAAGTTATCTACAATCCGTTTAAAAACAAAAGACCCTTTATTTGATGTAAAGGATCAATGACTATGATGGCATTCATGCTATTTACAAGTTTTAATGTTTTCCAATTGTAATGTTTTAcaggattgctataaaacattTTCTACCAATAATGCGACACGATAATACTACGGTGAAATCTGCAGTTTCTCATCTGTTACATTTGAACAATCAGGAAACGTGTAAACCGCAtaatatgtttgtatttttgaaAACTCACAAGACGGGAAGTTCAACACTAACAACAACAATACAGAGATACGGGTACATTAGAAACCTAACGATTGCAATACCTAAACATGATTCGCATGTAATAAGCTCCGGTAAATTTAAACCTTCGCAGGTATATCCTGGTAAATATGACATGTTAGTCAATCATGTTCGTTTTGATAAGAAGAAAATGCAAAAAGTCATGAAAAATGGAACAAAATACTTCACAATAATCAGAGATCCCCGCACCCAAATTGAGTCCGTTTTTGGTTACTTTACGTTATTTAAACCTCTTCACCTTTCACCAATATCTGGCTTTGAAAACTTTATTTCTAAACCCCGCttctttttaaacaaatatcgCCATTTTAGAATGAGAAATTACCTAAAAAACCCAAACCTGTTTGATCTTGGATTTGCTCCTAAAAAAATGGAAAAGCAAGATCTGGTAGATGCTGCTGTTAAGAAGATTTCTAAAGAACTTGATCTTGttttaatatatgaatattataatgaatCTTTGCTACTATTAAGAAAACTTTTGTGTTTTAGTTTTGAAGATATTCTCTACGTTCCAAAAGGGATGCGAAGTGATAAACGACGCTATACCGTTTCTGATAACTTACGTGAATCAATTAACAAATGGAGTTGGGCCGACGCTAAGCTTTATGAAGAATTTAACAAAACCTTTTGGAGAAAAATAGAGGAATATGGACCAACGTTTGAGAccgatttaaaatattttgaatctTTACTTGAAGAAAAGTTAAAGAACTGTACCTTCACAGGTAAAAGCACAGATGATAACAGAACAGTTTATCTTGTTTTTAATGACAATACAAACGACACAAGCTGTGAATTAATGAAGTATTCTGATGCAGAAATGACTAGTTTAATacgaataaaacaatataatactaCAAGGCACACAGAATCAAAGA contains:
- the LOC140050532 gene encoding galactose-3-O-sulfotransferase 2-like, giving the protein MRHDNTTVKSAVSHLLHLNNQETCKPHNMFVFLKTHKTGSSTLTTTIQRYGYIRNLTIAIPKHDSHVISSGKFKPSQVYPGKYDMLVNHVRFDKKKMQKVMKNGTKYFTIIRDPRTQIESVFGYFTLFKPLHLSPISGFENFISKPRFFLNKYRHFRMRNYLKNPNLFDLGFAPKKMEKQDLVDAAVKKISKELDLVLIYEYYNESLLLLRKLLCFSFEDILYVPKGMRSDKRRYTVSDNLRESINKWSWADAKLYEEFNKTFWRKIEEYGPTFETDLKYFESLLEEKLKNCTFTGKSTDDNRTVYLVFNDNTNDTSCELMKYSDAEMTSLIRIKQYNTTRHTESKNRLCILLLPPLLLLLLLLLCCKYAPSQKTAASQTRLIIIAHNST